A single Candidatus Babeliales bacterium DNA region contains:
- a CDS encoding SET domain-containing protein-lysine N-methyltransferase, producing MSGCSTEFSFVLKPSPIGGVGFFATHDIPSGTILFRQENHPVRRLKVCDIPQELLKYCIYINDQECIAPERFDRMEIGWYLNHSFDPNVAHQASIEWNDESHVNTLYAIKDIKAGDEILMNYNDLDEPEDLKEEFYK from the coding sequence ATGTCAGGTTGTTCGACCGAATTTTCTTTTGTTTTAAAGCCGTCACCAATTGGTGGTGTTGGGTTTTTTGCAACGCATGATATTCCATCCGGCACTATACTATTTAGGCAAGAGAATCATCCTGTACGGCGGCTAAAAGTTTGTGATATTCCGCAAGAGCTGCTCAAGTATTGTATTTACATTAATGATCAAGAATGTATTGCGCCTGAGCGATTTGATCGCATGGAAATAGGGTGGTATCTAAATCATTCTTTTGATCCTAACGTTGCTCACCAGGCAAGTATTGAATGGAATGATGAAAGTCACGTCAACACCCTATATGCAATCAAAGATATCAAAGCTGGCGATGAGATTTTGATGAATTACAATGATTTAGACGAGCCGGAAGATTTAAAAGAAGAGTTTTATAAATAA